The Candidatus Thorarchaeota archaeon DNA window CAGTTCTCTGATACCCGTCATCTATCTGGACCCACTCGACGTTTGGAAACCTCTTGCTGAGAAAGTCAGTGTTTGCACACACCTCCTTCTCGTCCGGTTGAGTGTAATAGAAATACCAGCTGCACCAGCCCGTCGGCACAGTGGGCCAGCTGACAGCATGCATCCTCTGAGCGGCGACCTCTGCATAGGTATCGAGGCCCGACTCGGGAGTGCCACTCGCGATGACGAGCAGTTCCTCGGACATGACCGTCTGCTTATCGCCCACTATGATGTCGTCCGTATCGGACGAGGCCACAATCCGAGCAAGTCGGTCTTCTTCAGTCTCCCTTCCGTAGACGATGACCGTTGAGAACTGGTCCTTCATCGTGACAAAGCCCAAGACAAGCGAGCTGTACGTGTCAACGTGGTGTATGACCGTGAATAGATGACTGAGGTTCTCACCGGCCGCGATTGACCGCGTCTGAGTCAACTCCCATGAGTGAAACCCGTTCCGAAAGAACCGCAGCTTGTCGCCACTCCATCCCGTGTGGAGTCTTGTCGCGTCATCAATGTCAATCACGAATGGATCAATCGAGTTGACCCTGATGCTATTGCCTGACCGATTCTTGAACTGAACAACGATGCTGTAGCCGGGCAGTCCCCTCACAACACTCAGTCTGACGTGCATCTCCGTCCTCATGTCCGGAGACTGCATTCTGATGACAACCGCCTTACCCTCTCCTCTCTCATCGGTGAAGTCGAGAGTGCTCATACCCTTGTAGACCATCTCCCTTGAGTCGTACACATGCTCCTCTGTATGCACTTGAGCGTAGGCCCGCGAGAAGCACATAGTCTTCTCATCTGCCGTAGTAAGCATGAGCAGTCCAAGCTGAATGTCGAAGAAGACAGTCACCAGACCGTTGGTCAGCTTTATCCCTTCATCTCCCACATCAAGGTGTATGGGGTCGCCATCGTTCGGCATATGGTCTCTCTCCTTGGGTCAACCTCTGTCGCTGTGTTCTCCTCTTATGCTTTTCAGCCAAGAGCTGTCCTACCTCAGACGGGCCGCTATCCGATCCGCCTCGTCTGCCTGCTCATACTCGAACATCTTTCGATGAGCCTTCGCAAGAGACTGCCAGACTTCCTTGTCCTTAGGTTGAAGCTTGAGGTACAACCTGTAGTGCTCCTTGGCCTGCGACCACTGTTCAAGGTTCTCGTAGCATCTGGCCGCGTAGTACAGCGCTCGCTTGTGGTCTTTCTTTGGTCCTGCCAGTTCTAGAAAGATCTCCAGCGACTGAGCCCACTCCCCATTGTCGAACAACATCTTGCCTTGTTCGAACCTCGCTTCCATCTCGCTGTACAGTGGCATCCTCTTTGACATCTGGAAGAGTCTCGTAATTGTTGAACAACATGCCAGTACCGCTACCAGAAGCACTGTGAAAGTGATTACGCTCGATGCAGGAATAACGAGAACTCCAAGCCCTCCGAGAAGCCCCACCATCAGCCCACCCACAAACACAACAGCAGCGACTACCAAGATGGTCCTGACGGCCGACTTGGTGCTTCTGTTTCCCTTCACTGGTTCTTCTTCCCATGAGGGGTCTTCTATCATTGCGCCCACGCGCTTCACCGTAAGGTCGCATCCTCTTATGTGCTTCGAGTACTGCATTCCCTATCTGGAAGTGCTCTCAGGAATCATCGACCCGCAAGTCTCCGTCACTCCCGGTCTTGCGCTGTCTTCGATACTCCTCTTCCCTCCGCTCTGCATCAAGTGCACAGCGCGCCAAGTCTATCCACTCTAGCACAAGTCTTGACAGCCTCGGGTCCAGCTGCATTGCCAGCTCTCCGTAAGCGACTGCATGTTCATGTTCGCCCTCAATATAGTGTGCGTTCGCCTTGTTGTAGAGTGCCTCTGCATAGTCAGGTTTCAGAGCCACTGCCCTCGTGTAGGCCTCAATGGCCTTTCTACCCTCTGCCATTCTCGAATGACAGTTGCCGAGGTTGTTCCATGCCTCTGCGTCTTCAGGGTTTATCTCTAAGGCATGCTTGTAGCACTCCATGGCGGCTTTGAAATCCCGCATCTCGTATAGCAGTGTGCCCTTGTTGAACCAGACCTCAAACACCATGTTGTCTATCGCAAGAGCCTCATCATACGCCTTGAGAGCCTCTTCGTTTCTGGACAGCATCGAGAGGGCGTAGCCCAGGTTGTACCATCCTTCGATGGACTCGGGGTACTCGGTGAGGAACTCCTGAAGGACAAGGACCGCGTCCTCCAGATGCCCCGCCTCTATCTTCTTCACTGCATCCACAATCTGGCGGTGATAAGAGACTCGCATCGACAGTGTCACCTCTCTTCTTGGGATAAGGCTTGCGAGGTGTGTTGCAGATAGCCCCTTCGCTCTGGTCTAAGGTGTTCCTATCTCATGAGGTTTCTGTGAATTCACTTGCCATCTCGGTTCTGACATCATCGAGTGCGAGTGCTGTCTTCATCTCTGCGCTGATGTGAACCGAATTGACTGTCGCTCAATTCTCTGCCGACCGTCTGTCCACGCAGATGTGACACACTTCAATATGCCCGAGTGCAGTGGTTGAAACAGAGGTCGAGTCCGTTGTGCTCGGTCCTATCTGAGCACGAGCTATGATTCTGGCTGTACGTGTGGATTGTTGCACTAGGACACGAGTCAATGGAAAAAGAGAAAAAAAGAGAGAAGGGAGAAGCAGTTGCCCTACTTCTTCTTTTCCTTAGCCTTCTCTGCAGCAATGAGTTCCTTGAACTTGTCGTCGTACTGTGCGGCCATGGTGGTCTTTCCCGCAGCGTCGATGATCTTGTACTTCGCCAGTGCGGCCACGCCCGCCTTCCATGCCTTCTGTGCTTCCTTTATTGCATCTACTTTTGATGGCTTAGGAGCTTCTGTCATGCTAGATATCCTCTCATTATGTTCTCGTGTGTGTTCCGCTTATCACAAGAAGCAGAACCTGTACGATGTTCTGTGATGCTTGAATAAAAAGAAAGCTGGGGCGGGCTCCCTCGTTGCAAGAGCCGGGACGCAACACACTACTACTTGAGCGGGCCACGTTCCTCTCTGAGAAGTGCGGCCACAACTGCCGCAAGAGCAGTGGTCGATGCGAGGAACAGGACTGAAGCCTGTAGGCCGTAGACGTCACCCAAGTATCCAAAGACTGTCGGTGCGACCGCGCCAGGAAATGCGCCGAAGGAGAACAACAGACCAAACGCCGTGCCCTTTGCATTCTTCGGGCTCACCTCGGTTTCAAAGGCGGCATTTGCCGGGACACCCCAGTAGTAGAAGAAGCCAACTCCAATCAGCACAGCCGCAAGTACCACTGGCTCGAGCGACATGTTCAACAGCAACAGGCAGGGTGTCATCAGCGCTGAGGACAGGATGATGTGTGGTGTTCTTCGAGTCCTGTCTGAAACCGGACTGGAGAGGATTTCGGCCACGAGACCAGAACCGAGCATCAGACTTGTCAGCGAACCTGCCCACAGTGGACTATAACCGTAGCTGACCACAAGATAGAGCGGCATCAGCAGGCTTGTACATCTGAAGGGGATTGACCTTAGGCCTGCCAGTATCACAAGGAGAACGAAGTTGCGAGTCCAGCCCTGTTCACCATCGCGTTCGCCGTCTTCTTGGGTCTTCCAGTAGCAGGACTTGTCTTCGCCTCTGATCATCATGAACACCGGTATGACCAGTAAGAAGCCCACAATGGCCAGCACTGAAAGTGAGTTCTGCCACGTGCCGACCAAAGCGAGCATGAAGACGCCCAGACCGGGAACTACCGCAGTACCAAGCAGTCCTCCCATAGCTTGAATCCCGGTGGCCTTCGCCCGGTCCTCTCTTGGAAAATGGTCGGCGAGTATTGGAAACGCGCAGGGGTGATAGCCAGCCGAGCTGATGCCGAGGAGAAGCTGACAGGTCAATAGATACAGGAATGTCGTGGCGAAAGACGTCAGATACACCACGACAGATGCGAACAACACCGTTGCAGAGATGAAGATCTCTCTCCAGCCCTTGTCGGCCAAGACTCCCACCAGAAGGTGGGTAATTGTCATTGTGAACACTGCTGCGCTCGTAGCAAGCCCTGCCTCGGTTAGGGACAGAGAGAGCTCGTCACGTATGAGAGGCAGGAAGGGCGACAGAACACCAGTGTACAAGTGGTGCATGAAGTGTGTGAGTGTGCAAGCTGTGAGAACGAAGTATGACGCGTGTGTGGCCTTCACGGGTGTGTAGTCCCTTCTCGATGTGTCTGGCGACCCTCACAGCGACCTGCCCTTAAACGAAGCTGATTGCGGCACCAGCAGCCGCAGAATGAATCTTGAGACAATCGTCTTGATACTCTGTCCAAGACCGCTTGGATGCGCTCGTGACACAATAGAACGAGAATGAGCACAAGTCTGCCTGTCAGTAGGTCAGTCGACTTGGTAGCTGACGACCGTGGGTGACCCCAAGGTCATCAGCAGTTCCGATTTCGACTCGGTTTTGGTACCTGATACAGGTCCGACTGTCCTTTTAACCTTCTGTCTCACCGCAATCAAGGCGAACTCAGACATAGAGAATCTATGACGTGGTCATATCCTTCCCAGGAGCCAAAGCACAATGTTCAGAGCAAGGTCGTCATCGTGGAGAGATTCGTAGTTCCCAGTGATGCCCCAGTTGTCAATGAAGAAGTTGGTACCGGTGACAACGATTCTTCCCCCTGAAACACCCTGAAGGCATGATAGGACTGGGGAACTACCGTATCTGGCCAACGTAACAGAGCCGACCGGCCCGCTAAGTGAGGCCCCATTGTAGTCAAAGTCGCTCACATCTTGTGTGATTGGATGGGACACTATGTTGTCAATCAGATAATAGTCTCCTAGGTAAGGGATGTGATTGAAGTGATACTCGAATCCGGTCCATGACAGAAAGTTGTTGAGCGAAGCAAGGTCCACTGAGCTGTTGGCAAGAGCTGTCACAAACAGTGAGCCTCCACTGTCATAGTAGTTCTGATACGCGCT harbors:
- a CDS encoding tetratricopeptide repeat protein, coding for MQYSKHIRGCDLTVKRVGAMIEDPSWEEEPVKGNRSTKSAVRTILVVAAVVFVGGLMVGLLGGLGVLVIPASSVITFTVLLVAVLACCSTITRLFQMSKRMPLYSEMEARFEQGKMLFDNGEWAQSLEIFLELAGPKKDHKRALYYAARCYENLEQWSQAKEHYRLYLKLQPKDKEVWQSLAKAHRKMFEYEQADEADRIAARLR
- a CDS encoding tetratricopeptide repeat protein — protein: MRVSYHRQIVDAVKKIEAGHLEDAVLVLQEFLTEYPESIEGWYNLGYALSMLSRNEEALKAYDEALAIDNMVFEVWFNKGTLLYEMRDFKAAMECYKHALEINPEDAEAWNNLGNCHSRMAEGRKAIEAYTRAVALKPDYAEALYNKANAHYIEGEHEHAVAYGELAMQLDPRLSRLVLEWIDLARCALDAERREEEYRRQRKTGSDGDLRVDDS
- a CDS encoding MFS transporter, which gives rise to MKATHASYFVLTACTLTHFMHHLYTGVLSPFLPLIRDELSLSLTEAGLATSAAVFTMTITHLLVGVLADKGWREIFISATVLFASVVVYLTSFATTFLYLLTCQLLLGISSAGYHPCAFPILADHFPREDRAKATGIQAMGGLLGTAVVPGLGVFMLALVGTWQNSLSVLAIVGFLLVIPVFMMIRGEDKSCYWKTQEDGERDGEQGWTRNFVLLVILAGLRSIPFRCTSLLMPLYLVVSYGYSPLWAGSLTSLMLGSGLVAEILSSPVSDRTRRTPHIILSSALMTPCLLLLNMSLEPVVLAAVLIGVGFFYYWGVPANAAFETEVSPKNAKGTAFGLLFSFGAFPGAVAPTVFGYLGDVYGLQASVLFLASTTALAAVVAALLREERGPLK